The Pyrus communis chromosome 2, drPyrComm1.1, whole genome shotgun sequence genome includes a window with the following:
- the LOC137724898 gene encoding uncharacterized protein has product MERFFKPKPIAPSTCSDSSSSRQNECDIDFNNLERDPGKRIRMKDYPSNIQDERINELAKKMVEKGLHLTFAYVYLVVQLPLVLPVATASVEMTFSIMNIIKSPLRNKIGDQWLNDSLVVYIEKDVFSCIGNEAIMEHFQTMKPRRGRFN; this is encoded by the exons atggaaagatttttcaagccaaagccaatagCACCATCTACTTGTTCGGATAGTTCAAGCTCAAGACAAAATGAGTGTGACATTGATTTTAATAATCTTGAGAGAGACCCGGGAAAAAGAATTCGAATGAAAGACTATCCTTCTAATATTCAAGATGAG AGGATTAATGAGCTTGCTaagaaaatggtggagaaagggttgcatctaacatttgcatatgtatatttGGTTGTTCAGTTGCCTTTGGTTTTACCAGTTGCAACTGCTTCAGTGGAGATGACATTTTCCATTATGAATATCATTAAGAGTCCACTTCGCAACAAAATAggagatcaatggttgaatgacagcttagttgtttacattgagaaagatgttttttcatgtattggtaATGAAGCTATCATGGAACATTTTCAGACTATGAAACCTCGTCGTGGACGctttaattag
- the LOC137725381 gene encoding uncharacterized protein — MIKRTPSRNQRTKGIRVKHVLQICLLLGVCFWLLYQVKHSHDKKVALDKKDEKISTGSLSEGELPKLGRKDLPKLEIPKNEKQEEEEEGEGTGEEDEKPEVDVHEEEDQKHEVDAHEEEDQKHEVGEGEEEDPKHEIGKREEEDLKHEAEEQEEEENKNEETEDDRRGAGDDEIDENEQEGKEGEVEHDEEFIDEEKEREDDGNEKDGDKKDGEEREEQEEHENSSDDQDNDTHDKNAHEAREENYKGDDASSAVTHDNQVISTETEKVSSENSNENPETTTLEKDNSTMVEERMAGNGTILNVATSEENVDGNMSNPAESSLLNAMVKTQSNDQSEAAGNNSTVVSIEAKDNLTMVSTEAGNNSTDINQATGSYQQNLTETVSESAHSENGTVDGRTTGEDVITQTMVVEQANNTVAENNESVSNSTISIKIENADGASGESSNSSNTVATNVSENIVRSDGAAETEDGSGSSSIKETTDAAQNEESNGTSESDRTGEGSDSTNGTEDTTHHEPIDSSDSHITQDEKEARIDLTTLPEITTEGDENGEVAAE; from the coding sequence ATGATCAAGCGGACACCGAGTAGGAACCAAAGAACCAAAGGAATCAGGGTGAAGCATGTTCTGCAGATTTGTCTGCTGCTTGGGGTCTGCTTTTGGTTACTCTATCAGGTCAAGCATTCCCACGATAAGAAAGTGGCATTAGATAAGAAAGATGAAAAAATCTCAACCGGAAGCCTGAGTGAGGGTGAGCTTCCAAAACTTGGGAGGAAAGACCTTCCAAAACTTGAAATCCCCAAAAATGAGAAacaagaggaagaggaggaaggcGAAGGAACAGGAGAGGAAGACGAGAAACCTGAAGTAGATGTGCATGAAGAAGAGGATCAGAAACATGAAGTAGACGCGCATGAAGAAGAGGATCAGAAGCATGAAGTAGGAGAGGGAGAAGAAGAGGATCCAAAGCATGAAATCGGAAAGCGAGAAGAAGAGGATCTGAAGCATGAGGCAGAAGAgcaagaggaggaagaaaacaaGAACGAGGAGACGGAAGATGACAGAAGAGGAGCTGGAGATGATGAGATAGATGAAAATGAGCAAGAggggaaagaaggggaagtggAACATGATGAGGAATTTATAGAtgaggagaaagaaagagaagatgATGGGAATGAGAAAGATGGTGATAAGAAGGACggtgaagagagagaggaacaaGAAGAACATGAGAATTCATCAGATGACCAAGATAATGATACCCATGATAAGAACGCTCATGAAGCACGAGAGGAGAATTACAAGGGGGATGATGCTTCTAGTGCAGTGACCCATGATAATCAAGTTATAAGCACTGAAACTGAGAAAGTAAGTTCGGAAAACTCAAATGAGAACCCCGAAACTACTACACTAGAAAAGGACAATTCAACAATGGTGGAAGAGAGAATGGCTGGAAATGGTACTATTTTAAATGTAGCTACAAGTGAAGAGAACGTTGATGGTAATATGTCCAATCCTGCCGAGAGCTCACTCTTAAATGCGATggtgaaaacacaatctaatgATCAATCAGAAGCAGCAGGAAATAACTCAACTGTGGTGAGTATCGAAGCTAAAGATAATTTGACAATGGTGAGTACAGAAGCAGGCAATAACTCAACAGATATCAATCAGGCAACTGGTTCATACCAGCAGAACTTAACAGAGACTGTATCTGAGTCAGCTCACTCTGAAAATGGAACGGTGGATGGTAGGACTACTGGAGAGGACGTGATCACACAAACCATGGTTGTGGAACAGGCTAACAACACAGTTGCTGAGAACAATGAATCTGTCTCAAATTCAACAATATCCATTAAAATTGAGAATGCAGATGGGGCATCGGGAGAATCATCTAACTCCTCTAATACAGTAGCGACTAATGTGTCAGAGAATATCGTAAGATCTGATGGAGCAGCTGAAACAGAGGATGGTTCTGGATCTTCATCGATAAAGGAAACCACAGATGCCGCTCAGAATGAAGAGTCTAATGGTACAAGTGAATCGGACAGGACAGGTGAAGGTTCAGACTCCACAAATGGGACAGAGGACACGACTCATCATGAGCCAATTGATTCTTCTGATTCCCATATCACCCAAGACGAGAAAGAGGCTCGCATTGATCTAACTACACTGCCAGAGATAACAACCGAGGGGGATGAGAATGGAGAGGTTGCAGCAGAATGA
- the LOC137725382 gene encoding ergosterol biosynthetic protein 28 has translation MKALSWWLMLVGSLRLVSVWFGFFDIWALRLAVFSKSPMTEVHGRTFGVWTLLTCTLCYLCAFNLENKPLYLATFLSFVYALGHFLTEYLIYQTMAIANLSTVGFFAGTSIIWMLLQWNAHQAQPISKSE, from the exons ATGAAGGCTCTAAGCTGGTGGCTGATGCTAGTGGGTTCGCTCCGGCTGGTCTCCGTCTGGTTCGGGTTCTTCGACATTTGGGCTCTCCGCCTCGCCGTCTTCTCCAAATCCCCCA TGACTGAAGTTCATGGGAGGACATTTGGTGTCTGGACTCTTTTAACTTGCACACTCTGCTATCTCTGTGCCTTTAACCTTGAAAACAAGCCTCTGTACCTAGCTACCTTTCTGTCGTTTGTCTATGCACTCGGCCATTTCTTGACCGAGTACCTAATATATCAGACGATGGCCATTGCAAATCTCTCAACTGTCGGCTTTTTTGCAG GCACGTCGATAATCTGGATGCTATTGCAATGGAATGCACATCAAGCTCAACCTATATCGAAATCAGAATGA
- the LOC137724899 gene encoding uncharacterized protein: protein MSDLFSVYQNLGDYLFLRSWFPFFNLKKLLPLEFFKTSDVEYCRWQRTHGDILEIVVRRLNLSDRIRLGLSCKSWASVCMPGDVRGAQELPWLLLPRICDDSMRFLSPFDGGKFHKLRVPKPIQRGRLFGSSKGWLFMVKEKQKDMFLFNPISGAQRQLPSLTTIPSYQNFVETKAWKLHGASSFCIHTVLSTSDVDHPGCMVAAIFDSHVLGLCRPGDKTWSVFEVLDENEGHDQLLFSSTGKLYSLVTSETKNELIVAHSLQFGDDHAVELMLIYDNIEPIEPDIYHHECYTVTYNGAWKSFLLESTNNEVLLIHKWHHIFQAPRNADNEDGFDQVEHNFDDNYQDDQDDEEEEEENGKYFSDKEFDIDTEEENVIYSSDNEFDIDSKDENAIYSSDNESDIDDEDENPRYYRASCFRVFKIDTESSKFIVVQSLEGQVLFLTDCSSFSLRASDFRELNSNCIYFADNSTHSVVPKLFTYPDIGVFSLDNGISLDNGRFERYFIKIPTGLRTISWIVPSL, encoded by the coding sequence ATGAGTGATCTATTTTCGGTTTATCAAAATTTGGGTGACTACCTCTTTTTGAGAAGCTGGTTCCCTTTCTTCAACCTCAAGAAACTATTACCTCTTGAATTCTTCAAGACATCAGACGTTGAGTATTGTAGGTGGCAGAGAACACATGGTGATATCTTGGAGATTGTTGTAAGGCGCCTGAATTTAAGTGATCGAATACGCTTAGGCTTATCATGCAAGTCTTGGGCGTCAGTTTGTATGCCGGGAGACGTCCGTGGTGCTCAAGAGCTCCCCTGGTTATTGCTCCCTCGAATCTGTGACGACAGCATGAGGTTTCTCAGCCCTTTCGATGGCGGCAAATTTCACAAGTTGAGGGTGCCAAAGCCAATACAAAGAGGGAGGTTATTTGGTTCTAGTAAAGGGTGGTTATTTATGGtcaaagaaaagcaaaaagatATGTTTCTATTCAACCCTATTTCGGGAGCCCAACGCCAACTTCCATCCTTGACAACAATTCCATCTTACCAAAATTTTGTAGAAACAAAAGCATGGAAACTTCATGGTGCCTCCAGTTTCTGCATTCATACTGTGTTATCTACCTCAGATGTCGATCATCCAGGATGCATGGTGGCGGCAATTTTTGATTCGCATGTATTGGGTTTATGTCGACCTGGGGACAAAACATGGAGTGTCTTTGAGGTATTAGATGAAAATGAGGGTCATGACCAGTTACTGTTTTCCAGTACAGGAAAGCTATACTCTCTGGTGACTAGTGAAACTAAGAATGAACTTATTGTAGCTCACAGCTTACAATTTGGAGATGATCATGCAGTGGAATTGATGTTGATATATGATAATATCGAACCGATTGAACCAGACATTTATCATCACGAGTGCTACACAGTGACGTACAATGGCGCATGGAAGTCCTTCTTATTGGAATCAACCAACAATGAAGTCCTGTTAATCCATAAATGGCATCATATTTTTCAAGCTCCAAGAAACGCGGACAATGAGGATGGTTTTGATCAGGTGGAACACAACTTTGATGATAATTATCAAGATGACCAGGatgatgaggaggaagaagaggagaatgGCAAATATTTCAGCGACAAAGAATTTGACATTGATACTGAAGAGGAGAATGTCATATATTCCAGCGACAATGAATTTGACATTGATAGCAAAGATGAGAATGCCATATATTCTAGCGACAATGAATCTGACATTGATGACGAAGATGAGAATCCCAGATATTATAGGGCAAGTTGCTTTCGAGTATTCAAAATTGACACTGAGAGTAGCAAATTTATTGTTGTACAAAGTTTGGAGGGCCAAGTATTATTTTTGACTGACTgttcttccttctctcttcgGGCGAGTGATTTTAGAGAGTTAAACAGCAATTGCATTTACTTTGCTGATAATTCAACCCATTCAGTAGTTCCAAAATTATTTACATATCCTGACATCGGCGTCTTTTCTTTAGATAATGGAATTTCTTTAGATAATGGAAGATTTGAGAGATACTTTATCAAAATTCCAACAGGGCTTCGGACCATCAGTTGGATTGTTCCAAGTCTATGA
- the LOC137726059 gene encoding uncharacterized protein, whose product MLSQPKTLSPLSAQTERKMGNTSKDLLQFEHKNASTSPLESTLLVCKNASTKKAQPEGKPGPALPLPKSQVLGQVRDFLGVISEANERLKQDAKDNPENYDIEVLTGNESQVVNMELMLGVADLQTPEAVAAAESTIVGCQPVIPLVINSSGEESEDSSDDDSSSDDSDDEDSSDDSSSNDNDDQDSDEIKDDTIDKEDKKTTSHARLKTRKSDKDNSLSEDAGNNRSQKRPKIVELS is encoded by the exons ATGTTGTCGCAGCCAAAAACCCTAAGCCCTTTGAGTGCACAGACAGAGAGGAAGATGGGAAATACAAGCAAGGACCTTCTGCAATTCGAGCACAAAAATGCTTCAACTTCACCTttag AAAGCACGCTACTTGTCTGTAAAAATGCCTCAACGAAGAAAGCTCAACCCGAAGGGAAACCCGGCCCTGCTCTTCCTCTTCCCAAAAGCCAAG TTTTGGGACAGGTAAGGGACTTCTTGGGAGTCATATCAGAAGCAAACGAACGACTAAAGCAGGATGCAAAG GATAATCCAGAAAACTATGATATTGAAGTGCTCACTGGAAATGAATCTCAAGTCGTTAATATG GAGTTGATGCTGGGCGTTGCTGATCTTCAAACTCCTGAGGCTGTGGCTGCTGCTGAATCTACAATTGTTGGTTGTCAGCCTGTTATACCATTGGTCATAAACAGTAGCGGAGAGGAATCAGAGGATAGCAGTGATGATGACAGCAGCAGCGATGATAGTGACGATGAAGATAGTTCCGATGATAGTAGCAGCAATGATAATGACGACCAAGATAGTGATGAAATCAAAGATGATACAATTGATAAAGAGGATAAGAAAACAACCTCTCATGCAAGACTCAAAACACGCAAGTCGGATAAAGATAATTCTTTGAGTGAAGATGCTGGTAACAATCGGTCCCAAAAACGACCGAAAATTGTTGAGCTCTCATGA